The stretch of DNA GTATTGATATTAGGCACTAGTAATATTTAACACTTTCTAGACGTATCGTGTTGTGATTGTCtaacaatattttataaaaattattaaattaaaatatataaaatctcaTATTTAATTAGACTAATAGCAATATTGAGACGTAAAAAGATGCTATGCACCACTACTGTTCATTTCCATTTCTTAACAGTAATAGTgagttttattaaaaataaattaaaaaaccaaaacTATTTGCCACaagaattaatttctttttatatagaTTTAATCACACCGAACATattctatatataaaaaaaaaaaaaatcacaccaAACATGATATTTTTTAGTTACCATTTATCTGATTATTTCCATAATAACTTGTTCTTTCtatccttaaaaaaaatacttgttCTTTTTAAATTTCTATTACAAACAACAAACAATTTAAGAagtgtgaagaaaaaaaaataccaataaaACTACCCTTATTTAATTgtgagaattttttttctttattggtGAATTAATTTTGAGAACTTAATTATAAAGAAACCAAAATTTTAAGAGCAgtaagtcaaaaaaaaaaataaagtttaaggaTTTTATCCAAATTTGGGGatcttttgtcaaaaaaaaaaatatttagggaCCAACTTATCAAAACATTATGGCTAAAGTCCTCAATCTCCACAATCATTTTGGTCAACACTCCTTCCATTAATCTGGCTCTATTATGTGTCGGATGGCTCCTACATGGTGCCAAGTCAACTTTGTTATATCCTATAAAACCCTCTACGTCGAATTTGGGTATAAGATTACCaaactaaaactaattaatgaaaaaattaacaaatgggAAAAgacaactaaataaaaaaattcacgTGTTATAATTAATCCAAAACTAAAATTATTATGGGAgtaaaattaaaaggaaaatgAAAAGGAAAGTAATTTACATTAAGAtagataaataaaagaaaaagaccaTAAACACACCATTCAAACCAATGAAAGGAAAAAGGATACTCATTCTGAGAAAGTGAAAAGTAAAAGGCAATTTTGGTCAAAAAGGAGATCGATTATCGATGGTGGCAATGTAATACCTCAGACGATCTATTGGTGATCCCCCACCTGATTATGGTAAGTTTCTCTGGTTCATAATTATTTCTAGGGTTTTTCGTTTTGGGTAAACTTATTTCTAGGGTTTCTGTGTTGGGTTTCTTGTTTGTAGAGGGTTAGTAggatttttgagtgaaaaaaaTATTGGTTTTATAGTTGGATTTTTGTTAGAGATTCGAGGAACGATTTAGTTGGAATGGTAAATGTGATCTTAACTCTGCTTTGAATATTGATTAAAGTGTTCAAAAAATCAGTTGTAAAAGAATCTTTCTGCTTGTTTGTCTTCGTCAGTGGGGTACATATGCACATgctacttttgttttttgtttttgtctttTTGATGGAGTCTAAATGTTTGGGTTTTTGCCCAACTGCTCCAATAATTTGTGGTTTTGCCTAGATTAGATCAGAGCCTTTACTGTTCTTTCATTTTTTCCATTGCAGTGGTAAGGTTGATCAGTTCACAATGAAGTTATTCCACGTGGGTACATGGTTTACCCATTTTGGAAACAGAAGGTATGAATGTGGGGTGTATAATTTGTTTGACAATTTCATTTTTTCCATTGCAGTGGTAAGGTTGATCAGTTCACAATGAAGTTATTCCACGTGGGTACATGGTTTACCCATTTTGGAAACAGAAGGTATGAATGTGGGGTGTATAATTTGTTTGACAATTGCAAGGTTGAATCTCTCTCAGGGGAGAACTGGAATACAAATTTCTATTTGGCTTTCTGTTCAAGCCTTAAGGGAAGCACTTGAATTTTGGATTTGAGAAGTAAAAATTAGGCCTGCACATGGGTTGGGTTGGGCGGTTTTTGGGCGGTTTGGCGATTTTTTTATTTGGCGGTTTTTTAAAATCACAACCCATACCCGCCCAATAAAAGTTTGGGTTAGGCGGTTTTTTAGGGGGCGGTTTTATGCGGTTTTTTGGGCGGTTTGGGTTgcttaaaaatcaaaacttccAAAGTATATTgtcacaagaaaaaaaaaataactaaaaatttataCCTGTTAATAACAATgcataaaagtccttaaaaaaTTCATATCAATCTTTATAAACTCCATAACAAGGCATAATAATAATCCATGAAAATTTCGTAACAATTCTTATAAAGTCCATACTCCATGGTACTATTCCATAACAATCTATAAAAGGTCCTTAAAAAGTCCATACAAGTTCACAACAATCCAAAATAAAAGTCCATAATTTAAGTCCATAACACAATCTAAGTTCATAATAACTCATAAAGTCTCCATAATTAAAACAAAAGTGACTTCAAAAGTTGGCTCCAAATGAAATGCAACTctgcaaaataataaaaaattttaattaccatATAAATAACAACTTGATATTGATTAAATTACAATACATAATTATAATAACCAACCTTAATCTCTAATGAAACCATTTCAAACTTGCAACAACGctatatatcatttattaaattattttaaaactttaaattctTTATTTTGTGAAGTTTTTAATACGATATTTGATATGAATTTTTAGAGTTGCtatactaaaagtaaaaaattatacTCTAATTTAATGTAGATTTTATACTAAATTAATATAACCAATAGGATAGTCTGATAAATAATCTCTGATCgatcattaaaaaaaagaaattgctAACAAGAGCCAAGTAAAAATAACAGcggttaaaaaaattaattacttgtggtattattgaaaatagAGTGTTGTCTAGATCAAATAACTAGGTTTCTTCCTCCAACAAAGACAGAGTGTTgtcaagaagaagaaaaaaatcttCAAAAAGCATCCAATTTTAAaggatttattattattattattgttattattattatttacaacAATTTAAAGGAttcattcttttatttttattttttacaacaATTTTAAAGGATTTACAAACTCACTAAAATTGGGGATGGCAAACCCATCTACTAATCTTTCGTTCAAGGCAAGCCACTATACCTCAAATCCATATAATAATCACTCTGGCTCCTCTTAAcatgcttttaatgaaattcaTCTTCAATTGATATGCATATTCTATGTTGACTTTAAAAATATAGTTCATATTATGAAGCGCAACACAACAAACTATCAAATTATAGAAGACCAACCCATTTTAACCAACCAATCCATATGCTGAACCCACCTAATCTTCATGCATTTACATTTTCTTATTGCCTGATAGTGTCCCCCATTAATCACAAATTAATGGGGTTCGCAATagtaataacaataacaataataatagccATTTCACTATCATTATTTTTGCTTAAGATTTGTTTTCTCCTCCCTAATCCATGTGTGAACATcagtattaaattaaaaaaaataagggaAATAACAGTGTTTCACAAAATCCCTAAATCTCAGAAAGTAAGAGATAAAATGTATACTTGAGGAAGTGAGGAGATCGGCTGGGTGGGTGAACGTCCCGGGCTGGAAGTGGCGGCGGCGACTGTCGAAGGTCCGGCGAAGAAGGGGGTGGGCGACGACGAGCTTTGAAGAAGGGGGAGGGGGACGTTGGCGGAGCGGCTGTGAAGAAGGTCGACTGAGGAAgtgttttaggttttttttgttttagtttcttttaggcaggtataaatataaattaatttttttttaaaaaaaataataataataataatatattacggGTACGGGTTGAACCCGCCCGTTTTTGGGCTAACCCGTACCCGCCCGCCAAACAGCGGGTTAAAATTCAACCCAATCCAATTTTTGCGGGTTTTTAATGGGCGGTTTCCATACGGGCGGATTCTAATGGGTTAGGCGGTTCCCACGGTTTAGCGGTTTTTATGTTCAGGCCTAGTAAAAATTATGTAGAAGCTTCAATTTACTTGGTCTTACTAGATCCACTACTTCCAATTGAGTGGAGAAAAGATGTGGATATTATCAAACATGTTCCTAAGCCTCCTCAAACATTGAAAAAGTGCACAATTGAGGAGATTCCATAAGGGAGTAGGAGGCTGGTTGATGACTTATTGGCACAAGGGTGTAGTGATGAGgttttgtcagatgaaattcaAGAACCAATTAATTGAGATTAATTCAACATCATCTTCTAAGTCAGAGACAGATACATCTTTGATGTTTGAGCCACAACCTATACCAAATGAAATTGAAGGTAATGATCAAAACTATGATTGAGACCGTTAAGTGGAGGAAGTTGTAGAAAATTCAGAATACTTCAATGTTCTTGGAGATGAAGATTACATTGCATTGTTGAACAACTTGAAGATATTGGTGAAAATGTAAGTGTTGTAGTTGTGtgtatctattttttttcttcaatttttgttAGGGTATTGTAGCCTTGAATGTTAACTTATTGTTGCATTCTTATTAGGAATTTGATGATGAGATCATCCATGCTCGAGCATTTGATGTTGAACCTCAAGATGGAGCAGTGGACGTTGAACATAATTCCCCTAAAATCATGGATGATGGACATAATTCTCATGAAGTGATGGATGATGAACCTAATTCCCCTGAAGTAATGGAAGTTGAAATAACTTGATTCACTGAGGAAACACCTAGGTCAAAGAGGTTAAAATTGAGGAGGTTGAGGAAGGCTCAACAACAAAAGACAGTGAATGTTGATCATACTCCATGAACCCCTCTTTTGGCAGATTTTGTACTTGATCAACAACCTTATACATAACCTGAAAGCCAACAAGAGGCCCCACTTATTGAAACACAACCTGAACTACTTGCTGAAACACAACCTGAACCACTTGTTGTAAATCAGCCTAAGCCCCAACCTGAACCATAACCTGAGGCCCAACCTAAAATGCACCAACCTGAACCACAATCTGAGGCCCAACCTGAAATGCACCAACCTGAGGCCTAACTTGAAAATCAACCTGAGGCCTAACCCCCAAGACAAGGTGATTTTAACTATGTTAAAGAAGAGTTCAATAAAGCACTATTTGAGGAGATGTATGATTATGGTCCAGCAGAACCACAAGCTTTGTGGGATCAAGTTTCTAGCTTAGCTGGGGATGCTAAGGTAGATGAAGCTTATGAGATTGAATTTGGTGATGACTTGGCCAGCAACCACAGTGAAGATGAAGCTGTTGAAACAGATCCAAAGGTGGAATACAAACCACATACAAAAATAGTTGGCTTCAAGTTTGACATTGTTATGGAATTTGGCAGTGTGGACATTCTAAGAAATGTGATGAAGGAAcacttcatatatatatattgacaaTGAGTATGAACTGATTCCAAATGCCAAAGAGAGGTTTAGGGCAAAGTATAGAGCAGAAGGATGAACATGGAAAATATATGCATCTGTTAAAGAACATGAGAAGACTTTCAGAGTCAAGACTCTCACCCCTAAACATGAATGTGAGATTGTATTggacaatatgtatttaaaaTTACTGTTATTTTTCAATACTACACTGTAAACTTATTTGTGGTTTTTTATCTTATGGATTTCATACTTCCATTAATCTTGTAGGCATATAGATGTTAACTTGCTCAGCAAATACTTCTTGGAACAGTTCAGACTCTACCCAAATATGCACTATAGTGCTTTCAAGGAGATGATAGAGAACACTAAGTTCTCTAAAATGAGTTCATGGCAGTTCTATAGGGCTAAAAAATTACAATGCAAAAGCTTGAGGGATTTGTACCAGAACAGTTTGCAATACTTGATGATTGCTACAAGTAAATCTTGTCCACAAATCTAGGAAGCACTGCCAAAATACAAATTGAGAGGAGGGATGGAAATAGGATATTTCAAAGAGGCTATATTTGTCTACAAGCTTGCAAAGAGGGGGTTTACAGAGGTTGTAGGCCACTCATAGGTTTAGATGGTTGTTTTTTGAAGGACTATTGCAAATGAGTGTTATTAGTTGCTATTAAAGTAAATGAAGGTGGAGCTAATTCAATTCCCTATGGCCTATGTAGTTGTTGAGAAAGAAATAACCAGCAGTTGGGAATAGTTCGTGCAATTACTGAAGGAAGACTTGGCCCCTAGGGATCCCAACACTTTAACAATGATGAGTGACAAATAGAAAGTGCTACAAAATGATGTTGAATCCATTTTAATTAGTCATGATAGCAGATTTTATGTTAGACACATGTGTATGCCAATTTCAAGAAAGAATTTCCTGGACTTCTGTTAAAACAGTTAGTATGGGCAGCTGGCAGAGCCACCATACCAGCTGAGTTTGACCAAAGAATGCAAGACATCAAGAATATTAGTGTTGGGGCTTACAACTGGTTAGTAGCCAAAGAGAAATCAAAATGGACAAAGGCACACTTCAAGGAAGGGGTGAAATGTGACATGCTATTGAACAACCTGTGTGAAAGTTTCAACAATATCATTTTAGATGGGAGGGACAAGCCTATTATAACACTATTAGAAACAATCAGATATTGGTTGATGTGTAGATTTGAGAAAAGAATGCTTTCAACAGCTAAGTGGAAAAATTCAGATCACCACAACATTGCTAAGATAATAGACAATAATCAGAACGTAGCTAAGAATTGCTCAATGACACGAGCAAATGCATTTGTCTTTGAAGTGAAGATGTCAGAAGCACGTAGATTCACAGTTAATTTGGACCACAACACATGCATTTGCAGGAGATTTTAACTTTCAAGTATCCCTTGTGGGCATGCATTAGTTGTGATCAGATTTTGTGGACATAAATGATGGGACTACTGTCATAAATACTACTACAAAAGGAAGCTTTCGAAGCAGCTTATGCAGGGACTATTTTCCCTTTGCCTAGTCTAGATAAGTGGCAAGACAAAGGTCGCAGTCCAATATTACCCCCCACTGAGCACAATCTGCCTGGCAGgccaaagaaaaaaaaggaaCAGAGCAGCTGATGAGCAACCTCCACCAACTACAACACTTAAAAGTAGTATAGCAGGGACAAAAATGCATTGCTCAAATTGTAAGGAGGTTGGCCACGCAACTAGGAAATGCAAAAAACCTAGAACAATGCCACCACAATAgagtatatttttatattaattaacttGCTCACATGTTAATACCATTTCGGTAAATATTGACCATGCTATTATATTGGTGTAGGCTCCAGAGAGGTAGCACAAAGGGCAGTAGGGGAAGGATCGACTTCACAATCTACTCAACAATGAAGTTAACTGCTATAGTATTAGTTTGTCATAGTTAAATATTATAGCATTACTACAACTGCCTCCATTAATGGgatgatttttattttggaaCAGATAACTTTTGTGATAAGTTTATTTTGGAACAGATCCTTTTAGAACAACTAGGAAATTGGGTCTTTAACTGttgtgataattttttttttggaactaGTCCATTTGGAACAACTACTAAATTGGATCTTTAACTTATGTGTTAGGTTAAGTTATGGGACAAATCCTGTTGGAATATGGATGCTTTAACATTTTCTATGTATCGATGTCTTGAATCAAGTAGTCTATTGTCTTTTTTATTGAAATTCTTTAACTTTTATGTCAGTAATGGAAGATGGAAGATCTAAACTTGTCAAAATAACcattttcatttcaaaatatCAAGTATTACATGTAAAATTAATAGAAACACTTGTTCAAAATCCTACTAAAAGACGAAGTTAAAGTAGGATCTTGAACCAAAGTAATACAAAAGCAATAACAACACTAATGACAACATTTCTACAAAGGGCACTTCTACTATTTTTGTGGCAGCTAGAACATTGAAGAACTCGAACACTAGGACTGTTATCATGGAAGCTCTCACTTTCGCACAACTTTGTAAGGTAAGATTGCTCATTTACTTCTCTTCTCCCACTTCTGACCTAGAAATTATTGATATTTCTTGTTCCAATTGACGAATCTATCTCAACATGTTAGGAATCATAATAGTGGAACGATCACACATAGGAGGATTGATCCATTCCCAAAACTCACACCCACCATAACATTGCCAATCAAGAAACATTCACATAGTACAACGAAGAAAACcccaaaataagaaaaaagaaaaaaaaaagaaagagaataaGAGAAGTCACGAGACCCAGAGGCACTTTGCAAATCTTTTTTGTGGATTCGAACTCGTCCACGAGCTATAAATTTTTGGGATTTTAGACTCCTCGTAATCGCAACTCCTCCTTCGAACAATcaccattttcttcttcttcacacaGCAATGGCACCtagtctctttctctctcttcgaccctcttatttctttgttttttgtttatttatttacatttttcttttactttttaatttttatcataATTGGTTTTAGTTTGTTAATCTTATACCCAGATCTGACATGAAAGTTTTTATATGACTTGGCACCACGTAGGAGCCATCTAACACATATCAGAGCTAGACCAACAGAAGGAGTCCTGACCAAAAAGATTGTGGAGGTTGGGAACTTTAGCCATAATTTTTCTAGTATGGGAATTAAACCGTTTATAGTTTAGAAAcccaaaatacaaataatttttcaaaaaaaaattattgctaTTAGACACTACTAGGTGGCATCTTAAGaattaataatatttcaaaaaaaattattgctaTATTTTGTAGGAAGCTCCCCACAGTGAACAAAAGGAAATATGTGCTCATGAAAACAAACATCTATAGAATGAAAAACTTTGTTTGTGTTGAGATCCAACAATCTGTAGACTTTCATACCTGCAGGATATCCAAGAAAAATGCAAGGAGCAGCTAATGGAGAGAATTTTGATCTAGATTGACTTAAAATTGAGACATAGGCAAGACAACCAAAGGCCTTTAAGTGTTCATAAGTTGGTTGTTTGGAATATAGGATAGCAGAGGGtgatttatttttagattaagtGTAGGTATCCTATTAATCAAATAAGCAGCAGTAGCAACACATTCCACCCAGTAGCATAAAGGAATGTAATGTTAGACTATAATATAGTATATGaaatacaacatatatataaacgatATGTAATGCGAAAAATACTATAAACATATCGAaatatatatgcaatgaaagatcgaaatacctccagccattgatctttgagcttcaatccctgcgatagcttcggtattggagttcgggcttcctcgctctctcaactctctttagatggaatatACTGTATAAACaaaatgagtgaggagctcggggaccgagaccctatatttataggtgagatactccatcagtatctgcgccacattaattttgacaattaattcaggataTCAAATTAGGTAATGAATattgaaatctgaccatatatagaatattatgtaattgattttgtccagattcaatgaatataaaatattcatttatcacaaaattaattatttatttatttccttaaatagaaacttatttccttaaatagaaatatgtTTCCTCAAATAGAAATATTCTTATATGTAAGATAACAAGCTACATTTAAAAGAGGGAACATATAGCACATTTTTTAGAGTAAAGTCAGGGGTTAGAACAATTGTTCCAACACAAGAAATCTTAGTGTGTAAACCAGTAGATAAAAGAAAAGTTTTGAGATTAGAATCATTGTAGGGATTTGTAAACAAAGTAATGTCAGGACACACATGATGTGTGGCTCCTGTATCAATGATCCATTCAGAGTTGTGAACAAaaaaaattttaccaaaacaatGTGACACAACAGGTTAATCATTGTAGTGGCCAAAAATTGTACCAGGCCCAAATGCCTCTTACGGTCGAAATCGGAATTACAATCCTTTAAAACTAAATCAGTAAATATAACCCACTCATCCAAAATgcattgggctttaattaaaatACAAGGCCCAAACGAGCCCAGCAGCTACAAGACCAATCTAATACAAAGGATAGGAACGAGTCTATAACTGAAGCATAAGAATCGATCCTCCCTCCTGGAAAAAGGGAAGACCACTTCCCACGTTCGTTCTTCAGAATAGGAAAATTCAACTATCAGAGGCTCTATAAAAGGAGAACCTAGGAGTCCTGAATGATCATCTCATCTGAACACTTATTCAAGCATTTACGAAATACATTGCTATTATTATTACCAGTCCTTCTTCATCGCTCTACAGTGGAAATATATGTTTTCTATCTTCTTTATTTACATTCAGATATTCTTTATTTGAATTGTTTATTGACTTGATCGTCGGAGTCCCTTCGGCTGGCACCATCTCGGTGTCCCAAGGTCTCAACGGTCCTTTTTTCCTTTGTTCTACAGGTTGTCGGTGCCCGCGATCCTTCCATTCCGATCATTGTAGATTTTGCCCTCCACAAACATCAGGGATGTTGGATGGTGAATTATCAACTACTTTCTAAGCAAGTAAGGCCATCATCTTTTGACATTGCATGCTTGAAAAATTGGACAGAAGATCTATATCCCCTGGTGCATCTTCTCCTTTGTTTTCATCAGCTCCTCTGAAGTTAGCAAAAGCAAGTTTCCCTTCAGGtcccttaagatttcgattaggaaACTTTCCATGGAGCTTGTGACCATAAGGATAGCCATTCAATCTGAAACATCTATCATTTGTGTATCCATTCGTGCCACAATGAGTATAATTATATTTGGATCGAAATGGTTGAACACTTCCAACAAATTGTTCAAATGAGTTTGATGAAGAACCATCAACTTCAGCAGTACTACTCGATCTGACCCACTTGTTAACCCTCTTTGCCTCTCTTCTTGGATCATTAAAGCATAAGCTTTATTGACACTAGGAAGAGGATCTCTCATCAAGATCTGAGATCTAACATTACTGTAAGAGTCATTCAGTCTAACCAAAAATTCAAGAAGACAATCTTCTTCTTGATACTCTTGTATAACCTTCATAGCACCACAACTACAAATAGGTTGTGGTCTATATTCACAAACCTGATCCCATAAAGCTTTCAATCGAGTAAAGTATGTATAACACTGTTCGATCCTTGTGTGAGATTCTGCATTGTCTTCTTAACTTCAAAAATCCTTGGAGCATTCCTTTCATTAAATCTTTCATGTAGTTCTGCCCAGATCTCATCAGCATTATCATGATACATGATACTGTCCAGAATTTCTCGAGAGATAGCATGAAGAATCCAAGAGATTACAGCGTTGTTGCAACGACACCAAGCATCATAATCTTCATGATCCTCATCAAGCTGGAGAAGTCTTCCATTGACAAACTTTACTTTGTTTCGAGCAACTAAAGCAATCATCGTCGATCTTCTCCAGGTGCTGTAATTCTCACTTCCTGTGAGAATTTTGGGAACTAGAACAACTCTTGGATTATCACCattagaaaggaaaaaaaatgattcAAAAGATCATTAGCATTAGTGGATCTAGAATTTTCACCAAAAACAGAATATATGTTTGAATCATTCGAAGTATTCTCCAAATCACGAGTGCCACGAGTTTGGACTCCTCCACCTCGTGCCATGagtattagaaagaaaaaaaaatgattcgaAAGATCATTAGCATTAATGGATTTAGAATTTTCACCAAGAACAATATATATGTTCGAATAATTCGAAGTATTCTCTAAATCACGAGTGCTACGAGTTTGGACTCCTCCACCTCGTGCCATGAGTATCGATCCACACGATCAGTAAGAAACAAAAGagggatgaagaagaagaagagcacACAACAATaatagctctgataccatatcagttcaaaagaa from Cannabis sativa cultivar Pink pepper isolate KNU-18-1 chromosome 2, ASM2916894v1, whole genome shotgun sequence encodes:
- the LOC133034088 gene encoding uncharacterized protein LOC133034088, with product MIALVARNKVKFVNGRLLQLDEDHEDYDAWCRCNNAVISWILHAISREILDSIMYHDNADEIWAELHERFNERNAPRIFEVKKTMQNLTQGSNSVIQEYQEEDCLLEFLVRLNDSYSNVRSQILMRDPLPSVNKAYALMIQEERQRGLTSGSDRVVLLKLMVLHQTHLNNLLNGYPYGHKLHGKFPNRNLKGPEGKLAFANFRGADENKGEDAPGDIDLLSNFSSMQCQKMMALLA